The following proteins are encoded in a genomic region of Amycolatopsis sulphurea:
- a CDS encoding DUF6319 family protein, protein MSVEAVTQDETAAAGTAAASPAAEAPQVTEPVAAPSPAEQDSTGESGDTPPDQPVVESPKPKRGRPKATPSTAKKTRTVELTLTVTGTADGEWQAELKNGSKWVAKGLEIPAAAVSRAAKELHEDLSGPIDEVINAARAAQAAKVAQLEAELEAAKAALAELDV, encoded by the coding sequence ATGTCCGTGGAAGCCGTGACGCAGGACGAAACCGCTGCGGCCGGGACGGCGGCGGCGTCGCCGGCCGCCGAAGCTCCGCAGGTCACCGAGCCGGTCGCCGCACCGTCGCCCGCGGAGCAGGACTCCACCGGCGAGTCCGGGGACACCCCGCCCGACCAGCCCGTCGTCGAATCGCCCAAGCCGAAGCGCGGCCGTCCGAAGGCCACGCCGTCGACGGCGAAGAAGACCCGCACCGTGGAGCTCACGCTCACCGTTACCGGCACCGCCGACGGGGAGTGGCAGGCCGAGCTGAAGAACGGCAGCAAGTGGGTCGCGAAGGGCCTGGAAATCCCGGCCGCCGCGGTGTCGCGGGCGGCGAAGGAGCTGCACGAGGACCTGTCCGGCCCGATCGACGAGGTCATCAACGCCGCCCGTGCGGCGCAGGCGGCGAAGGTGGCGCAGCTGGAGGCCGAGCTCGAAGCGGCCAAGGCGGCGCTCGCCGAGCTGGACGTCTGA
- a CDS encoding VIT1/CCC1 transporter family protein — protein sequence MTETQRQLGEHDPHEPHEDLGGKLNWLRAGVLGANDGIVSVAGIVVGVAGATTSSTAILTAGIAGLVAGAFSMAGGEYVSVSTQRDTEQALLRLEKHELKTMPEAEEHELAQIYQEKGLSPELAGQVARELTRKDALQAHAEAELGIDPDNLTSPWQAAWASLVAFTAGALLPLLAIAWTTVSVRVWACALAVVAGLALTGFVSARLGNAKAGRAIVRNVGVGALTMLVTYFVGVAFGTTVG from the coding sequence GTGACCGAAACGCAGCGGCAGCTCGGCGAGCACGATCCCCACGAGCCGCACGAGGACCTCGGCGGCAAGCTGAACTGGTTGCGCGCCGGAGTTCTCGGGGCGAACGACGGGATCGTGTCGGTGGCCGGCATCGTGGTCGGGGTCGCCGGGGCCACCACGAGCAGTACCGCGATCCTCACCGCGGGAATTGCCGGGCTGGTCGCCGGCGCGTTTTCCATGGCCGGTGGGGAATACGTGAGCGTGAGTACCCAGCGGGACACCGAACAAGCCCTGCTGCGGCTGGAGAAGCACGAACTGAAAACCATGCCCGAGGCCGAGGAACACGAGCTGGCGCAGATCTACCAGGAGAAGGGCCTCTCCCCCGAGCTGGCCGGGCAAGTGGCGCGGGAACTGACCCGCAAGGACGCCCTGCAGGCGCACGCCGAGGCGGAGCTCGGCATCGATCCGGACAACCTGACCAGTCCATGGCAGGCCGCGTGGGCTTCGCTCGTCGCGTTCACGGCCGGCGCGCTGCTGCCGTTGCTGGCGATCGCCTGGACGACGGTCAGCGTGCGCGTGTGGGCCTGCGCGCTGGCGGTGGTGGCAGGCCTCGCGCTGACCGGGTTCGTCAGCGCGAGACTCGGCAACGCGAAGGCAGGGCGGGCGATCGTCCGCAACGTGGGTGTCGGCGCCCTCACCATGCTCGTCACTTACTTCGTCGGCGTGGCCTTCGGCACCACCGTCGGTTAG
- a CDS encoding phosphoribosyltransferase, producing MAEEREELTWELFGSAGRELARTVADDGYAPDLILSIARGGLFVAGSLGYALDVKNLHVMNVEFYTGVDQRLDLPVMLPPVPNVVDLTSRKVLIADDVADTGATLKLVRDYCLDHVAEVRCAVIYEKPQSTVKCEYVWRRTDRWINFPWSVLPPVVQRSGQVLDA from the coding sequence ATGGCCGAGGAACGGGAAGAGCTGACCTGGGAGCTGTTCGGGTCGGCGGGCCGGGAGCTGGCCCGGACCGTCGCCGACGACGGGTACGCGCCCGACCTGATCCTGTCCATCGCCCGTGGCGGGCTGTTCGTGGCCGGTTCGCTCGGCTACGCGCTGGACGTGAAGAACCTGCACGTGATGAACGTCGAGTTCTACACCGGTGTGGATCAGCGGCTGGACCTGCCGGTGATGCTGCCACCGGTGCCCAACGTGGTCGATCTGACCAGCAGGAAGGTGCTGATCGCGGATGACGTGGCGGATACCGGCGCCACGCTCAAGCTGGTCCGCGACTACTGCCTGGACCACGTGGCCGAAGTGCGCTGCGCGGTGATCTACGAAAAGCCACAGTCCACAGTGAAGTGTGAATACGTGTGGCGCCGGACCGACCGGTGGATCAACTTCCCGTGGTCGGTGCTGCCGCCGGTCGTGCAGCGGAGCGGGCAGGTGCTCGACGCGTGA
- a CDS encoding TetR/AcrR family transcriptional regulator, translating to MSEEGPPRRRRADAERNRTRLLEVGRAAFASGREPVTLERIARDAGVGIGTLYRHFPTREAFVEALYREEVAQLCASAEVLLAAENPVHALRRWMDRFAEYATAKREMADSLRVLLSSGAVAITDVRKDLTAAIQTILDAGISAGTLRADVRAEDIVVSVVGMTSATAIDGGRAQLDRMFDLLVDGVRH from the coding sequence ATGTCGGAAGAAGGACCGCCGCGCCGTCGCCGCGCGGACGCCGAACGCAACCGCACCCGGCTGCTGGAAGTGGGCCGCGCCGCCTTCGCGTCCGGCCGGGAACCGGTGACGCTGGAACGGATCGCCCGCGACGCCGGAGTCGGCATCGGCACGCTCTACCGGCACTTCCCGACCAGGGAAGCATTCGTCGAGGCGCTGTACCGGGAAGAGGTGGCCCAGCTGTGCGCCAGCGCAGAGGTTCTGCTGGCTGCCGAGAACCCGGTGCACGCGCTACGCCGCTGGATGGATCGCTTCGCCGAATACGCGACCGCGAAACGGGAGATGGCGGACTCCCTGCGAGTGCTGCTGTCGTCCGGCGCGGTGGCGATCACGGACGTGCGCAAGGACCTCACTGCGGCAATCCAGACGATTCTCGACGCGGGGATCTCGGCCGGCACATTGCGTGCCGACGTGCGCGCCGAGGACATCGTGGTGAGCGTGGTCGGGATGACTTCCGCCACCGCCATCGACGGCGGACGAGCGCAACTGGACCGAATGTTCGACCTACTTGTGGACGGCGTCCGCCACTGA
- a CDS encoding alpha/beta fold hydrolase — protein sequence MELTPDPSIVRAEGPWVHRDVSANGIRLHVAECGEGPLVLFLHGFAEYWWAWHHQLPAMAEAGFRAVAVDLRGYGDSDKPPRGYDAWTLAGDVGGLIKALGARRAHLVGHAWGGMLAWTVAALHPRLVASVTSVGGAHPLALKSAVKRSALRPARGQARATGHLFRFQVPMAPEKWLVRDSAANVETLFSDWSGARWRDTREFAETVPAFRQAMLVPGVAHSALEYYRWAFRAQFRGDGRRFTEAVGRRVTAPLLQLHGAEDTCILPETALTSVHWAGPHQAPQIWPEVGHFPHLEVPERVTESLIDFVR from the coding sequence CTGGAGCTGACCCCGGACCCGTCGATCGTGCGGGCCGAAGGCCCATGGGTGCACCGCGACGTCTCGGCGAACGGCATCCGGCTGCACGTCGCAGAGTGCGGCGAGGGACCGCTGGTGCTGTTCCTGCACGGCTTCGCCGAGTACTGGTGGGCCTGGCACCACCAGCTGCCCGCGATGGCCGAGGCAGGCTTCCGCGCGGTCGCGGTGGACCTGCGCGGCTACGGCGACTCGGACAAACCACCGCGCGGCTACGACGCGTGGACGCTGGCCGGCGACGTCGGTGGCCTGATCAAGGCCCTCGGCGCCCGCCGGGCACACCTCGTCGGACACGCCTGGGGCGGAATGCTCGCGTGGACCGTCGCGGCGTTGCACCCGCGGCTGGTCGCCTCGGTGACGTCCGTGGGCGGCGCGCATCCGCTGGCGCTCAAGTCCGCGGTGAAACGCTCGGCTTTGCGCCCCGCACGCGGACAAGCACGGGCGACCGGGCACCTGTTCCGTTTCCAGGTCCCGATGGCGCCGGAGAAATGGCTCGTCCGAGACAGCGCGGCCAACGTCGAGACGCTCTTCTCCGACTGGTCCGGCGCACGCTGGCGCGACACCCGGGAGTTCGCCGAGACCGTGCCCGCGTTCCGGCAGGCAATGCTCGTACCCGGGGTCGCGCATTCCGCGTTGGAGTACTACCGCTGGGCCTTCCGCGCGCAGTTCCGCGGCGACGGCCGCCGATTCACCGAGGCGGTCGGGCGCCGGGTGACCGCCCCGTTGCTGCAACTGCACGGCGCGGAGGACACCTGCATCCTCCCGGAAACCGCGCTGACGTCGGTGCACTGGGCGGGGCCGCACCAGGCCCCGCAGATCTGGCCGGAGGTCGGGCACTTCCCGCACCTGGAAGTCCCGGAGCGGGTCACCGAATCCCTCATCGACTTCGTGCGCTGA
- a CDS encoding phage holin family protein: protein MSSPKHERTSPDGVGAVPYLPLSSDEEAAASEQSIGRLVGDATQHLSTLVRAEVELAKSELVAEMKKALKGAVFFLIALAVGLYSSYFLFLFVAEILSDWWGVRWPAFLTVFGLMLLTTALTAFLGWRKVKKLRAPERTIGSVKETAAALKPRKAAEDDLPATQA, encoded by the coding sequence GTGAGCAGCCCCAAACACGAGCGCACCAGCCCCGACGGCGTGGGGGCCGTGCCGTACCTGCCCCTGTCCAGCGATGAGGAGGCCGCGGCGAGCGAGCAATCCATCGGCAGGCTGGTCGGCGACGCCACCCAGCACCTGTCGACGCTGGTCCGGGCCGAGGTGGAACTGGCGAAGTCGGAGCTGGTCGCCGAGATGAAGAAGGCGCTCAAGGGCGCGGTCTTCTTCCTCATCGCGCTCGCGGTGGGGCTCTACAGTTCCTACTTCCTGTTCCTGTTCGTCGCGGAGATCCTGTCCGACTGGTGGGGTGTCCGCTGGCCCGCGTTCCTCACCGTATTCGGCCTGATGCTGCTGACCACGGCGCTGACCGCGTTCCTCGGCTGGCGCAAGGTGAAGAAGCTACGCGCCCCGGAACGCACTATCGGCAGTGTCAAGGAGACCGCCGCGGCACTCAAGCCGCGTAAGGCCGCCGAAGACGACCTGCCCGCCACCCAAGCCTGA
- a CDS encoding peptide MFS transporter: MSSSTEVQQDTRFFGHPRGLANLFGVEMWERFSYYGMQGILAIYLYYQASQGGLGIDQSAAVGIVGAYGGTVYLSTVVGAWIADRLLGSERTLFYSAIIVMIGHIALAVLPGMAGVGVGLACVALGSGGLKGNATSVVGTLYAEGDERRDAGFTIFYMGVNLGGFIGPLLTGLAQQNLGFHFGFGLAAIGMALGLIQYTLGRKNLGEKASEVPNPLPSSQRMVPIVVAVVLVAAIVVLITSGVITAENLADVVIYIVVVISVGYFVVILTSKKITADERSRVFSFIPMYLASAAFFSLYQQQSTVVAIYSDQRLDRNLFGWEMPVSWVNSINPVFVIVFAPIVAAIWTKLGPRQPSTPMKFVFGTVLMGLAFLLFLPMTGTGENGSPLIALAGILFVFTAGELMLSPVGLSLSTKLAPEKFRTQMVALNFLSVSLGTALSGKLAESYDVHNETPYFSIIGGVAVAVGLLLFACLPFVRKLMKGVH; this comes from the coding sequence GTGAGCAGCTCTACCGAAGTCCAGCAGGACACGAGGTTCTTCGGTCACCCGCGGGGACTGGCGAACCTCTTCGGCGTCGAGATGTGGGAGCGCTTCTCCTACTACGGGATGCAGGGCATCCTCGCCATCTACCTTTACTACCAGGCGAGCCAGGGTGGGCTCGGAATCGACCAGAGTGCCGCGGTCGGCATCGTCGGCGCCTACGGCGGCACGGTGTATCTGTCCACTGTGGTCGGCGCCTGGATCGCGGACCGGCTGCTCGGCTCCGAACGGACCTTGTTCTACAGCGCGATCATCGTGATGATCGGGCACATCGCGCTGGCCGTGCTGCCCGGGATGGCCGGCGTCGGAGTCGGCCTCGCCTGCGTGGCGCTCGGTTCCGGTGGGCTGAAGGGCAACGCCACCTCGGTGGTCGGCACGCTCTACGCCGAAGGCGACGAACGGCGCGACGCCGGCTTCACGATCTTCTACATGGGCGTCAACCTCGGCGGGTTCATCGGCCCGCTGCTGACCGGGCTCGCCCAGCAGAACCTCGGATTCCACTTCGGCTTCGGGCTCGCCGCGATCGGCATGGCGCTCGGCCTGATCCAGTACACGCTCGGCCGCAAGAATCTCGGCGAAAAGGCCTCCGAGGTGCCGAATCCGCTGCCCTCCTCGCAGCGGATGGTCCCGATCGTGGTCGCCGTGGTGCTCGTCGCCGCGATCGTCGTACTGATCACCTCCGGGGTGATCACCGCGGAGAACCTCGCCGATGTGGTGATCTACATCGTGGTGGTGATCTCGGTGGGGTACTTCGTGGTCATCCTGACCAGCAAGAAGATCACCGCCGACGAGCGCAGCCGGGTGTTCTCGTTCATCCCGATGTACCTCGCCAGTGCCGCGTTCTTCTCCCTCTACCAGCAGCAGTCGACGGTCGTGGCGATCTACAGCGACCAGCGGCTGGACCGGAACCTGTTCGGCTGGGAGATGCCGGTGTCCTGGGTCAACTCGATCAACCCGGTGTTCGTCATCGTGTTCGCCCCGATCGTCGCGGCGATCTGGACCAAGCTCGGCCCGCGGCAGCCGTCCACGCCGATGAAGTTCGTGTTCGGCACGGTGCTGATGGGCTTGGCGTTCCTGCTGTTCCTGCCGATGACCGGGACCGGCGAGAACGGCAGCCCGCTGATCGCGCTGGCCGGCATCCTGTTCGTGTTCACCGCCGGTGAGCTGATGCTCTCGCCGGTCGGGCTGTCGCTGTCCACGAAGCTCGCGCCGGAGAAGTTCCGTACGCAGATGGTGGCGCTGAACTTCCTGTCCGTGTCACTGGGTACGGCGCTGTCGGGCAAGCTCGCGGAGTCCTACGACGTGCACAACGAAACGCCGTACTTCAGCATCATCGGCGGTGTCGCGGTCGCGGTCGGGCTGCTGTTGTTCGCCTGCCTTCCGTTCGTGCGCAAGCTGATGAAGGGCGTGCACTAA
- a CDS encoding GNAT family N-acetyltransferase gives MSTWTEPPTLTGRHVRLEPLTLGHAAGLLEAGADPGIWTWLSVVRPTDLAESEAMVRAALADPDRLPMAQIDLASGRVAGTTSYYQVAAKHRILAIGHTWLGAAFQRTALNTEAKLLLLRNAFESWGAQRTAWETDVRNLRSQRAIERLGAQREGLLRAHRLRPDGSSRDTVVYSLTDAEWPGARARLLARLGSAEGNVAATLS, from the coding sequence GTGAGCACCTGGACCGAACCCCCGACCCTGACCGGCCGCCATGTCCGGCTGGAACCGCTGACCCTCGGCCATGCCGCCGGCCTGCTCGAAGCCGGCGCCGACCCGGGCATCTGGACCTGGCTGAGCGTGGTGCGACCGACCGATCTCGCCGAATCCGAGGCGATGGTGCGGGCCGCGCTGGCCGATCCGGACCGGCTCCCGATGGCGCAGATCGACCTCGCCTCCGGCCGCGTCGCCGGCACCACCTCGTACTACCAGGTCGCGGCGAAACACCGCATCCTGGCCATCGGGCACACCTGGCTCGGCGCCGCCTTCCAGCGCACGGCGCTGAACACCGAGGCCAAGCTCCTCTTGCTGCGCAACGCTTTCGAGAGCTGGGGCGCCCAGCGGACAGCCTGGGAGACCGACGTGCGCAACCTGCGTTCGCAGCGGGCCATCGAACGGCTCGGCGCCCAGCGCGAAGGATTGCTCCGGGCACACCGGCTCCGGCCGGACGGCAGCTCACGCGACACCGTCGTGTACTCGCTGACCGACGCCGAGTGGCCCGGTGCGCGCGCCCGCCTGCTGGCCCGGCTCGGCTCGGCCGAGGGCAACGTCGCTGCAACCTTGTCGTAG
- the acs gene encoding acetate--CoA ligase — protein sequence MTEQSPALDNLLTESRSFPPGAEFADAANVGPDVYGAAEEDREGFWAEQARRLSWDTEWSRVLDWSGAPLAKWFAGGRLNVAYNCVDRHVEAGFGDQVAIHWVGEPGDTRDITYAQLKDDVSRAANALVSLGVVAGDVVAIQLQMVPEAIVAMLACARIGALHSVVFGGFSPTALRARVDDAAAKVVITSDGQYRRGKAAPMKANVDEALAGAESVEKVIVVRRTGDALEGATPWVAGRDVWWHDLVDGQPAEHRPEAFDSEHPLFILYTSGTTGRPKGILHTSGGYLTQAAYTHHVVFDHKPGVDVYWCTADIGWITGHSYIVYGPLANRVTQVVYEGTPNTPHEGRHWEIIQKYKVSIYYTAPTLIRTFMKWGADIPAKYDLSSLRVLGSVGEPINPEAWIWYRDTIGASRTPIVDTWWQTETGAIMISPLPGVTATKPGSAQRALPGISAKVVDDTGAEVPPGGGGYLVLDKPWPSMLRGVWGDDERFRETYWSRFAEQGFYFAGDGAKYDADGDIWLLGRVDDVMNVSGHRISTTEVESALVSHPTVAEAAVVGATDPTTGQGIVAFVILRATHTTDGDGEEAVQELRNHVAKEIGPIAKPRQILIVAELPKTRSGKIMRRLLRDVAENRTIGDVTTLADSSVMDLISAGLNTGKEE from the coding sequence ATGACCGAGCAGTCCCCAGCGTTGGATAATTTGCTGACGGAGAGTCGTTCTTTTCCGCCGGGTGCGGAGTTCGCGGATGCGGCGAACGTGGGGCCGGATGTGTATGGGGCGGCTGAGGAGGACCGGGAAGGGTTCTGGGCGGAGCAGGCGCGGCGGTTGTCCTGGGACACCGAGTGGTCGCGGGTGCTGGATTGGTCGGGGGCGCCGTTGGCGAAGTGGTTTGCGGGGGGCCGGTTGAATGTGGCGTATAACTGTGTGGATCGGCATGTGGAGGCGGGGTTCGGGGATCAGGTCGCGATTCACTGGGTGGGTGAGCCGGGTGACACGCGGGATATCACGTATGCGCAGTTGAAGGATGATGTGTCGCGGGCGGCGAATGCGTTGGTGTCGCTGGGGGTGGTCGCGGGGGATGTGGTCGCGATCCAGTTGCAGATGGTGCCGGAGGCGATTGTCGCGATGCTGGCGTGCGCCCGGATCGGCGCGCTGCATTCGGTGGTGTTCGGGGGGTTTTCGCCGACGGCGTTGCGGGCGCGGGTGGATGACGCGGCCGCGAAGGTGGTGATCACCTCGGATGGACAGTATCGGCGGGGTAAGGCGGCGCCGATGAAGGCGAATGTGGATGAGGCGCTGGCGGGTGCGGAGTCGGTGGAGAAGGTGATCGTGGTCCGCCGCACGGGAGACGCGCTGGAGGGAGCGACGCCGTGGGTGGCGGGGCGGGACGTGTGGTGGCACGACCTGGTCGACGGGCAGCCGGCCGAGCATCGGCCGGAGGCGTTTGACAGTGAGCATCCGTTGTTTATTTTGTATACATCGGGGACGACGGGGCGGCCGAAGGGGATTCTGCACACGTCGGGTGGGTATTTGACGCAGGCGGCGTATACGCATCATGTGGTGTTCGATCACAAGCCGGGCGTGGATGTGTATTGGTGTACCGCGGATATCGGGTGGATCACCGGGCATTCCTATATCGTGTACGGGCCGTTGGCGAACCGGGTGACGCAGGTGGTGTATGAGGGGACCCCGAACACGCCGCACGAGGGCCGGCACTGGGAGATCATCCAGAAATACAAGGTGTCGATTTATTATACGGCGCCGACGTTGATCCGGACGTTCATGAAGTGGGGTGCCGACATTCCCGCGAAATATGATCTGTCCTCGTTGCGGGTGCTGGGGAGTGTGGGTGAGCCGATCAACCCGGAGGCGTGGATCTGGTACCGGGACACGATCGGCGCATCCCGGACCCCGATTGTGGACACGTGGTGGCAGACCGAGACCGGCGCGATCATGATCTCGCCGTTGCCGGGGGTGACCGCGACGAAACCCGGGTCGGCGCAGCGGGCGTTGCCGGGGATTTCGGCGAAAGTCGTGGACGACACCGGCGCCGAGGTCCCGCCCGGCGGGGGTGGCTACCTCGTGCTGGACAAACCCTGGCCCTCGATGCTGCGTGGCGTGTGGGGCGACGACGAACGGTTCCGCGAGACCTACTGGTCCCGGTTCGCCGAGCAGGGCTTCTACTTCGCCGGGGACGGCGCGAAATACGACGCGGACGGCGACATCTGGCTGCTGGGCCGGGTCGATGACGTGATGAACGTGTCCGGGCACCGCATCTCCACCACCGAGGTCGAGTCCGCTCTGGTGTCGCATCCCACCGTCGCCGAAGCCGCCGTGGTCGGCGCGACCGACCCCACCACCGGGCAAGGCATCGTCGCGTTCGTCATCCTCCGTGCCACCCACACCACCGACGGTGACGGGGAGGAGGCGGTCCAGGAACTCCGCAACCACGTCGCCAAAGAAATCGGCCCCATCGCCAAACCCCGCCAAATCCTCATCGTCGCCGAACTCCCCAAAACCCGCTCCGGCAAAATCATGCGCCGCCTCCTGCGCGACGTCGCCGAAAACCGCACCATCGGCGACGTCACCACCCTCGCCGACTCCAGCGTCATGGACCTCATCTCCGCAGGCCTGAACACCGGCAAGGAGGAGTAG
- a CDS encoding oxidoreductase, with the protein MSDPLKPLLELDGVAAAAKAAQDAVFAVHRLPANLRGGAETAAEASVRAARASAGIAGADPELPADGSVTDPLLAGALRVAGTLERLLPTWRRAPLQALARLHLLAASDLVDDPDGLGRPRSGGERLELLAQLVTGATKVPGAVLTAVVHGELLALSPFGSADGVVARGAARLAMVSTGLDPKALTVPEVAFFRRVPKYVDLAEGFAGGTPEGVRAWLLFCCEAFETGAKEARSISSAAG; encoded by the coding sequence GTGAGTGACCCACTGAAGCCTTTGCTGGAGCTCGACGGCGTCGCGGCCGCGGCCAAGGCCGCACAGGACGCGGTGTTCGCCGTGCACCGGTTGCCGGCGAACCTCCGTGGCGGCGCGGAAACGGCCGCCGAAGCGTCGGTGCGCGCGGCGCGGGCCTCCGCCGGGATCGCCGGGGCCGACCCCGAGCTGCCCGCCGACGGCTCGGTGACCGATCCGCTGCTGGCCGGCGCGCTCCGGGTGGCCGGGACGCTGGAGCGGCTGCTGCCGACGTGGCGGCGGGCTCCGCTGCAAGCGCTGGCGCGGCTCCACCTGCTCGCCGCTTCCGACCTGGTCGACGATCCGGACGGGCTCGGCCGTCCCCGTAGCGGTGGGGAACGGCTGGAGTTGCTCGCGCAGCTCGTCACGGGGGCGACGAAGGTGCCTGGTGCGGTGCTGACCGCGGTCGTACACGGCGAGCTGCTGGCGTTGTCGCCGTTCGGTTCGGCAGACGGCGTGGTCGCTCGCGGCGCCGCGCGGCTGGCGATGGTCTCGACCGGGCTCGACCCGAAGGCGTTGACGGTGCCCGAGGTGGCGTTCTTCCGGCGCGTGCCGAAGTACGTCGACCTGGCCGAGGGTTTCGCCGGTGGAACTCCGGAGGGCGTGCGCGCCTGGCTGCTGTTCTGCTGTGAAGCCTTCGAGACGGGGGCCAAAGAGGCCCGCAGCATCTCCTCAGCGGCGGGCTGA
- a CDS encoding aldo/keto reductase codes for MTELDSPGGTAGLAGRQVARIGFGAMQLERSSASHEDRLAVLRQAAEGGVNHIDTAQFYGAGLANSLIREALSPYPDDLVIVTKVGADNLPDGKLALRQRPAELRTQVEANLATLGVERLEVVNLRRGDTPPGLVAEGEQVVDLDSQLAELIALREEGKIGGIGLSHVSADQLRHARPAGIVCVQNAYSVLDRSGEPVLQLCREHGLAWVPYFPLGSAFQLGRDVTGDPVVTGIAADLGVTPAQVALAWLLAHYEGTLLIPGTANPVHLAENLAVGAVRLPAGAIAALDLAAAAVR; via the coding sequence ATGACGGAACTTGATTCCCCAGGCGGCACCGCCGGTCTTGCCGGACGGCAGGTTGCCCGGATCGGCTTCGGGGCCATGCAGCTGGAGCGCTCGTCCGCCTCGCACGAGGACCGCCTCGCAGTCCTGCGGCAGGCGGCCGAGGGCGGCGTCAACCATATCGACACCGCCCAGTTCTACGGTGCGGGTCTGGCCAATTCCCTTATCCGCGAAGCGCTTTCGCCCTATCCGGACGACCTGGTCATCGTCACGAAGGTCGGCGCGGACAACCTGCCGGATGGCAAACTCGCCCTGCGACAGCGGCCGGCGGAGCTGCGTACGCAGGTCGAAGCCAACCTCGCCACTCTCGGCGTGGAGCGGCTGGAGGTCGTCAACTTGCGCCGCGGCGACACTCCTCCCGGGCTGGTCGCCGAGGGCGAGCAGGTCGTCGACCTCGACAGCCAGCTCGCTGAGCTGATCGCGCTGCGAGAGGAGGGCAAGATCGGCGGCATCGGGCTCAGCCACGTCTCCGCCGACCAGCTGCGGCACGCCCGGCCTGCCGGGATCGTCTGCGTCCAGAACGCCTACAGCGTGCTGGACCGCTCCGGCGAACCGGTGCTGCAGCTGTGCCGGGAGCACGGCCTCGCGTGGGTGCCGTACTTCCCGCTCGGGTCGGCGTTCCAACTTGGCCGGGACGTCACCGGCGATCCGGTGGTCACCGGCATTGCCGCGGACCTCGGCGTGACTCCGGCGCAGGTGGCGCTGGCCTGGCTGCTTGCGCATTACGAGGGCACGCTGTTGATCCCGGGAACGGCGAATCCGGTGCACCTGGCGGAGAATCTGGCTGTCGGTGCGGTCCGGCTGCCTGCCGGCGCGATTGCCGCACTGGACCTGGCCGCCGCTGCCGTACGCTAA
- the nhaA gene encoding Na+/H+ antiporter NhaA, translated as MIAPRRAVAEFTRYLRTETTGGLILLAATAVALVWANSPLRGTYEALRDVRLGPEFLHLNLTVGDWAKDGLLALFFFVAGLELKRELVVGELSRLKQAILPVLAAAGGMLVPALVAITIGAGTPGMDRAWAIPVATDIAFALGVLALTASNLPSSARVFLLSLAVVDDLGAILIIAIVFTSGFDLIAAGVAVLALALYAFLQHKHVRASWLYVPLALVTWVAVHSAGVHATIAGVLLGLLTRVRPDEGEDEAPAVRLEHRLQPWSAAVAVPMFALFAAGISVNGDALAQVFTTALPLAVLFGLVGGKFVGILGASMLAVKLRIAEKPRGMGWRDLSALALLGGVGFTVSLLIAELALPEETSELAKAAVLIGSVVASLGSAALLLRRSRAHAPVD; from the coding sequence ATGATCGCACCGCGCCGCGCCGTCGCCGAGTTCACCCGCTACCTGCGCACCGAGACCACCGGCGGGCTGATCCTGCTCGCCGCCACCGCGGTGGCGCTCGTCTGGGCGAACTCGCCGCTGCGCGGTACTTACGAAGCGCTGCGCGACGTCCGGCTCGGCCCGGAGTTCCTGCACTTGAACCTCACCGTCGGCGACTGGGCGAAGGACGGGCTGCTCGCGCTGTTCTTCTTCGTCGCCGGGCTGGAACTCAAGCGGGAACTCGTGGTGGGCGAGCTGTCCCGGCTCAAGCAGGCGATCCTGCCGGTGCTCGCCGCGGCCGGCGGAATGCTGGTGCCCGCGCTGGTCGCGATCACGATCGGGGCAGGCACGCCGGGCATGGACCGGGCCTGGGCGATCCCGGTGGCCACCGACATCGCGTTCGCGCTCGGCGTACTCGCGCTGACCGCGTCGAACCTGCCCAGCAGCGCGCGGGTGTTCCTGCTTTCCCTGGCCGTGGTGGACGATCTCGGCGCCATCCTGATCATCGCGATCGTCTTCACCAGCGGGTTCGACCTGATCGCCGCCGGAGTCGCGGTGCTCGCGCTCGCGCTGTACGCGTTCCTCCAGCACAAACACGTGCGCGCGTCCTGGCTGTACGTCCCGCTCGCGCTGGTCACCTGGGTCGCGGTGCATTCCGCCGGGGTGCACGCGACGATCGCCGGCGTCCTGCTCGGCCTGCTCACCCGGGTCCGCCCGGACGAGGGCGAGGACGAAGCTCCCGCGGTCCGGCTGGAACACCGGCTGCAGCCGTGGTCGGCCGCGGTCGCGGTACCGATGTTCGCCTTGTTCGCCGCGGGGATTTCGGTGAACGGCGACGCACTGGCGCAGGTGTTCACCACGGCGTTGCCGCTGGCCGTCCTTTTCGGACTCGTCGGCGGGAAGTTCGTGGGCATCCTCGGCGCGAGCATGCTGGCGGTGAAGCTGCGGATAGCGGAGAAGCCCCGCGGCATGGGCTGGCGCGACCTGAGCGCGCTGGCGCTGCTGGGCGGCGTCGGGTTCACGGTGAGCCTGCTGATAGCCGAACTGGCGCTGCCCGAAGAGACCAGCGAGCTGGCCAAGGCGGCGGTGCTGATCGGATCGGTGGTGGCTTCGCTGGGCTCGGCCGCGCTGCTGCTGCGGCGCAGCCGGGCGCACGCGCCGGTGGACTGA